The following proteins come from a genomic window of Campylobacter concisus:
- a CDS encoding dihydroneopterin aldolase: MKSEITTIIKDYKFKTVIGMLDFERVGKQEVQVNLEICSTSFVDYILVMDFINSFYNEKKFQSVEESLEVTCKALKEKFDSLTSLKMEILKTEILPNAVVGAKISTVF; the protein is encoded by the coding sequence TTATAAATTTAAAACAGTTATTGGAATGCTTGACTTTGAGCGAGTAGGAAAGCAAGAAGTACAAGTAAATCTAGAAATTTGTTCAACTAGTTTTGTTGATTATATTTTAGTTATGGATTTTATAAATAGTTTTTACAATGAAAAAAAATTTCAGAGCGTTGAAGAGTCACTTGAAGTAACCTGCAAAGCATTAAAAGAAAAGTTTGACTCACTTACTAGCTTGAAAATGGAAATTTTAAAAACTGAAATTTTACCAAATGCGGTCGTCGGAGCAAAAATAAGCACTGTTTTTTAA
- the hsrA gene encoding homeostatic response regulator transcription factor HsrA, which translates to MRILIVEDEVTLNKTIAEGLQEFGYQTDSSENFKDAEYYIGIRNYDLVLTDWMLQDGDGVDLINIIKHKSPRTSVVVLSAKDDKESEIKALRAGADDYIKKPFDFDILVARLEARLRFGGTNIIKIDELIINPDEEKITYLGRDIELKGKPFEVLTHLARHSDQIVSKEQLLDAIWEEPELVTPNVIEVVINQIRQKMDKPLNISTIETVRRRGYRFCFPKKA; encoded by the coding sequence ATGCGTATTTTAATAGTAGAAGATGAAGTAACGCTAAACAAGACGATTGCTGAGGGCCTACAAGAGTTTGGCTACCAGACAGATAGCTCTGAAAATTTTAAAGATGCTGAGTACTACATCGGCATCAGAAACTATGACTTGGTTTTAACTGATTGGATGCTTCAAGATGGCGATGGAGTAGATCTTATAAATATCATCAAACACAAATCTCCACGCACCTCAGTTGTTGTACTTTCTGCAAAAGATGATAAAGAGAGCGAAATAAAAGCACTTAGAGCTGGTGCTGATGACTATATCAAAAAGCCATTTGATTTTGACATCTTAGTAGCTAGACTTGAAGCTAGACTACGCTTTGGTGGTACAAATATCATCAAAATAGACGAGCTCATCATCAATCCAGATGAAGAGAAAATCACATATTTAGGTCGTGATATTGAGTTAAAAGGTAAACCGTTTGAGGTACTAACTCACCTTGCAAGACACTCAGATCAGATCGTATCTAAAGAGCAACTACTTGATGCTATTTGGGAGGAGCCAGAGCTTGTAACTCCAAACGTTATCGAGGTTGTTATCAATCAAATTCGCCAAAAAATGGATAAGCCGCTAAATATTTCAACGATTGAAACCGTTAGAAGACGCGGATATAGATTTTGTTTTCCCAAAAAAGCTTAA
- a CDS encoding sensor histidine kinase, with amino-acid sequence MLIVVISVMLYHYIRVTVFQSVVNELNYQAEAYKKNPQNFNPLNSKTFTIENPNKTLATIKTDEPQDKETYIVTQKSKDQSKTILITKLDESSYLSLEKDTTLQAHIVEEIFIDIIIVNVSAILLVLFYALFLSRMLLIPIKILSHKLTNLDEKFLHEIDIKSLPDEFLPLGQSINRLISRIQTFVLYQKELFVGVAHELKTPLAVMKTKNEVTLLKPRESEKYIEALKSNNEAINGMNAMISSILEIGRQEGAQFEEPVNTDVIGFLKKLAKNYEILAKNDEKNIKLDLKPEILNLKIQTSLLTHIVQNFVQNAIKFSPKNSTITISSKLIKNKFIIEVIDEGIGIDESKDLFAPFKRYGDKGGAGLGLFLVKGAAQALGGEVDIKNRNDRSGAVASLVLNIKG; translated from the coding sequence ATGCTAATTGTAGTTATTTCGGTAATGCTTTATCACTATATAAGGGTTACTGTTTTTCAAAGTGTAGTTAATGAGCTAAACTATCAAGCAGAAGCTTATAAAAAAAATCCTCAGAATTTCAATCCTTTAAATTCAAAAACATTTACGATAGAAAATCCAAACAAAACCCTAGCAACGATAAAAACAGACGAGCCACAAGATAAAGAAACATATATCGTAACACAAAAATCAAAGGATCAAAGTAAAACTATTTTAATAACAAAACTTGATGAAAGCAGTTATTTAAGCCTAGAAAAAGATACTACACTTCAAGCTCATATAGTAGAAGAAATTTTTATAGATATTATAATCGTAAATGTGTCAGCGATACTTTTGGTGCTTTTTTATGCACTATTTTTATCAAGAATGCTTTTAATACCTATAAAAATTTTAAGTCACAAGCTTACAAATTTAGACGAAAAATTTCTTCATGAGATAGATATAAAAAGTCTACCAGATGAGTTTTTACCACTTGGACAGAGCATAAATAGGCTAATCTCTCGAATCCAAACATTTGTCTTATACCAAAAAGAACTTTTTGTAGGCGTAGCGCATGAGTTAAAAACACCGCTGGCTGTAATGAAAACAAAAAATGAAGTTACACTTTTAAAGCCACGCGAGAGTGAAAAATATATCGAAGCTCTAAAATCAAACAATGAAGCTATAAACGGCATGAACGCGATGATAAGTTCTATACTTGAGATCGGCCGTCAAGAAGGAGCTCAGTTTGAAGAGCCAGTAAATACCGATGTCATAGGATTTTTAAAAAAACTTGCGAAAAACTATGAGATACTTGCAAAAAATGATGAAAAAAATATAAAACTGGACCTAAAACCAGAAATTTTAAATCTAAAAATCCAAACTAGCCTATTAACTCACATCGTGCAAAATTTTGTTCAAAATGCCATTAAATTTTCACCAAAAAATAGCACCATTACGATTAGTTCTAAGCTTATAAAAAATAAATTTATCATCGAAGTAATAGATGAAGGAATAGGCATAGATGAGAGTAAAGATTTATTTGCTCCATTTAAAAGATATGGCGACAAAGGTGGTGCTGGGCTTGGGTTGTTTCTAGTTAAAGGTGCAGCACAGGCTCTTGGTGGCGAAGTAGACATTAAAAATAGAAACGATAGAAGCGGTGCAGTCGCAAGCCTAGTTTTAAATATAAAAGGATAA
- a CDS encoding Ppx/GppA phosphatase family protein, with the protein MAKRTAVIDLGSNSMRMAIFERTSRLAFFILAEYKTKVRLGEGGYGSNNEISESSMEKALKAFREFSNIIKSYKCNKVLCVGTSALRDAPNANVLISLLRKKLGINLKVIDGKEEATFGAIAAKNLLHNIAECVTIDIGGGSTELARISKGKIIDTLSLDIGTVRLKELFFDKKNLNKLPKFLEQVTKQIYERFKCQNIIAIGGSLRAISSAIMSKNLYPLSSLHGFCYKLSDEQAYIESIANVSVLELNKFPIKKDRYDTIREGAHIFLALAEALNAKNIITSGVGVREGVFLKDFLRPSIKFPQNFNPSIKSLQDRFILSCNKSVTRYAKDIFMVLKKLHGLSDNYLEVLLVATKLHNVGQEIGFYGDHKNSAYIVLNALNYGFSHEQKALIAVVIGTNGKKNIYEFERYKNLLPKAECIRWLSFILSLAKALDLTCERPNLNFEFSGHTLKIEGAKEFAMAKEEIKKITKPEIFAISFV; encoded by the coding sequence ATGGCAAAGAGAACCGCAGTAATCGACCTTGGCTCAAATTCCATGCGAATGGCGATATTTGAGAGAACGTCACGCTTAGCATTTTTTATACTAGCTGAATATAAAACAAAGGTTCGCCTAGGTGAAGGCGGATATGGCTCAAACAATGAAATATCCGAAAGCTCGATGGAAAAAGCGCTAAAGGCTTTTAGAGAATTTTCAAATATCATAAAAAGCTACAAATGCAATAAAGTCTTATGTGTTGGTACTTCAGCGCTTAGGGACGCTCCAAACGCAAATGTTTTGATCTCTCTTTTAAGAAAAAAACTTGGCATAAATTTAAAAGTCATAGACGGCAAAGAAGAGGCTACTTTTGGTGCAATCGCGGCCAAGAATTTACTCCATAACATCGCTGAATGCGTCACTATTGATATCGGTGGCGGATCAACTGAGCTTGCCAGAATAAGCAAAGGCAAAATAATAGATACGCTCTCACTTGACATTGGTACAGTTAGGTTAAAAGAGCTTTTTTTTGATAAGAAAAACTTAAATAAGTTGCCAAAATTTTTAGAACAAGTTACAAAACAGATATATGAGCGATTTAAATGCCAAAATATAATCGCTATTGGTGGCTCTCTTAGAGCGATATCATCTGCTATAATGAGCAAAAATTTATATCCACTCTCATCACTGCATGGCTTTTGCTATAAGCTTAGCGACGAGCAAGCCTACATCGAGAGCATTGCAAATGTTAGCGTGCTTGAGCTAAATAAATTTCCTATTAAAAAAGATAGATACGACACCATTAGAGAAGGCGCACATATCTTTTTAGCCCTTGCCGAAGCTCTAAATGCCAAAAATATTATAACAAGTGGGGTTGGCGTAAGAGAGGGAGTGTTCTTAAAAGATTTTTTACGCCCTAGCATTAAATTTCCGCAAAATTTTAATCCAAGTATCAAAAGTTTGCAAGATCGTTTTATATTATCATGTAATAAATCGGTCACAAGATATGCAAAAGATATATTTATGGTATTAAAAAAGCTTCACGGTTTAAGCGATAACTATCTTGAAGTGCTTTTAGTTGCTACAAAACTTCACAATGTCGGTCAAGAGATTGGCTTTTATGGCGATCATAAAAACTCAGCCTATATAGTCCTAAATGCCTTAAATTATGGCTTTTCGCATGAACAAAAAGCATTGATTGCAGTAGTAATTGGCACAAACGGAAAGAAAAACATCTATGAATTTGAGCGATATAAAAATTTACTTCCAAAAGCCGAGTGTATAAGATGGCTAAGTTTTATACTCTCACTAGCAAAGGCACTTGATCTAACCTGTGAAAGGCCAAATCTAAACTTCGAATTTAGTGGGCATACGCTGAAAATAGAAGGCGCAAAAGAATTTGCTATGGCAAAAGAAGAGATAAAAAAGATCACAAAGCCTGAAATTTTTGCTATTTCGTTTGTATAA
- the fliN gene encoding flagellar motor switch protein FliN gives MNDESAIETLEQLGLFKSYDELMDISVDFIAELGTTTVSINELLKFEAGSVIDLEKPAGESVELYINNRIFGKGEVMVYEKNLAIRINEILDSKSVIQYFKKELL, from the coding sequence ATGAACGATGAGAGTGCGATAGAGACGCTAGAGCAGCTAGGGCTTTTTAAGAGCTATGATGAGCTTATGGATATAAGCGTTGATTTTATAGCTGAGCTAGGAACTACCACGGTTAGTATAAATGAGCTTTTGAAATTTGAAGCTGGCTCGGTCATAGACCTTGAAAAGCCGGCTGGTGAGAGCGTGGAGCTATATATAAATAATAGAATTTTTGGAAAAGGCGAAGTAATGGTTTATGAGAAAAATTTAGCCATCAGGATAAATGAAATTTTGGATTCAAAGTCAGTTATTCAGTACTTCAAAAAAGAACTTTTATGA
- a CDS encoding chemotaxis protein CheX, which yields MRKVIDEATSYLCKDTLGLDLEFGKSLGKGFYGASIPVYKGKSEYHFYLFFKKDTLKIFMNAFFGHEDVDGGDLDDLCKEIANQIIGKAKNLLNEKEPNAYKLGTPEFLGEVENFGIKLKEKFIYKIKNRTFQIGYDIQ from the coding sequence ATGAGAAAAGTTATAGATGAAGCTACAAGCTATCTTTGCAAGGATACTTTAGGGCTAGATTTAGAGTTTGGCAAGAGTCTGGGCAAAGGATTTTACGGAGCTAGCATACCAGTCTATAAGGGTAAAAGCGAGTATCATTTTTACCTATTTTTTAAAAAAGATACTTTGAAAATTTTCATGAATGCCTTTTTTGGTCACGAAGATGTTGATGGTGGCGATCTGGACGATCTTTGCAAAGAGATAGCTAATCAAATCATCGGCAAAGCTAAAAATTTACTAAATGAAAAAGAGCCAAATGCTTATAAGCTTGGAACGCCTGAATTTTTAGGCGAAGTTGAAAATTTTGGTATAAAGCTAAAAGAAAAATTTATATATAAAATAAAAAATAGAACATTTCAAATAGGCTACGACATACAATGA
- the trpA gene encoding tryptophan synthase subunit alpha — translation MDKVRSAFNGKKANIGYIVAGYPSLEKTKEFLENLDESTLDLVEIGIPYSDPLADGKLIAQASFETVQNGVNTDVVFDMLESCKAKVTKPLVFLVYYNIIFAYGVDKFLKRSVEAGVSGFIVPDLPCEECEEFALKCKELNLSLIPLISVTSGSRADGILKFGSGFIYALGAIGVSGSKRANEDRIKKLVLELKKKSDLPVAVGFGIKNKDDVNEVKKYADGAIIGTQIVKLCAEFSGEKLVKEIDKLF, via the coding sequence ATGGATAAGGTTAGAAGCGCATTTAACGGCAAAAAGGCAAACATCGGCTACATCGTGGCTGGATATCCAAGCTTAGAAAAAACGAAGGAATTTTTAGAAAATTTAGATGAGAGCACGCTAGATCTAGTTGAGATCGGCATCCCTTACTCTGACCCGCTAGCTGATGGCAAACTCATCGCGCAAGCTAGCTTTGAGACGGTGCAAAATGGCGTAAATACAGACGTTGTCTTTGATATGCTTGAGAGTTGCAAGGCAAAAGTGACAAAGCCACTTGTTTTTTTGGTTTATTACAACATCATCTTTGCTTATGGTGTTGATAAATTTCTAAAAAGATCAGTTGAGGCTGGAGTTAGCGGCTTTATCGTTCCGGATCTGCCTTGCGAGGAGTGCGAGGAATTTGCTCTAAAGTGCAAGGAGCTAAATTTAAGCCTGATACCACTTATCAGCGTCACATCTGGTAGTAGAGCGGATGGAATTTTAAAATTTGGCTCAGGATTTATCTACGCTCTTGGCGCGATCGGCGTTAGCGGTTCAAAAAGGGCTAATGAAGATAGGATAAAAAAATTGGTCCTAGAGCTTAAGAAAAAGAGCGATTTGCCAGTAGCTGTTGGCTTTGGTATAAAAAACAAAGATGATGTTAATGAAGTAAAAAAATATGCTGACGGAGCGATAATAGGTACGCAAATAGTTAAGCTTTGTGCCGAATTTAGCGGTGAAAAGCTAGTAAAAGAGATAGATAAACTCTTTTAA
- the trpB gene encoding tryptophan synthase subunit beta produces the protein MNSKAYFGKFGGQFVPETVMFALDELESAYASIAKTKEFKDELDDLLKNYVGRPSPLFFAKRLSEHYGHEIYLKREDLNHTGAHKINNALAQALLAKKMGKKKILAETGAGQHGVATATAAALLGLECDVYMGATDVARQQLNAFRMQLLGAKVVSVEDGLKTLKEATTAAIQAWVNEIESAFYVIGSAVGPHPYPKIVRDFQSIIGTEAKAQLADYGKKADYVIACVGGGSNAIGIFSAFLDDESVNLVGIEAGGLGIETPYHAATLSKGKTGIIHGMKTTVLQDEYGMISPVHSISAGLDYPGIGPEHAHLNDIKRVKYEAVTDDECINALYFLSKMEGIIPAIESAHALAYLEKLCPKLDKKSVIVVNVSGRGDKDINTVIGYEKGKIYG, from the coding sequence ATGAACAGTAAAGCATATTTTGGAAAATTTGGCGGGCAGTTTGTGCCTGAGACGGTAATGTTTGCCCTTGATGAGCTGGAAAGCGCCTATGCTAGCATCGCAAAGACAAAAGAGTTTAAAGACGAGCTTGATGATCTGCTTAAAAACTACGTTGGCAGGCCTAGTCCGCTTTTTTTTGCAAAGCGCCTGAGCGAGCACTATGGACATGAAATTTACCTAAAAAGAGAGGATCTAAACCACACGGGCGCGCATAAGATAAATAACGCCCTAGCTCAAGCGCTACTTGCTAAAAAAATGGGTAAAAAGAAAATTTTAGCTGAGACTGGAGCTGGTCAGCACGGCGTGGCAACAGCGACTGCAGCGGCACTTTTGGGCTTAGAGTGTGACGTCTATATGGGCGCAACTGACGTGGCTAGACAGCAGCTAAATGCCTTTCGCATGCAGCTTCTTGGCGCAAAGGTGGTGAGCGTAGAAGACGGCTTAAAAACACTAAAAGAGGCGACCACGGCAGCCATACAAGCGTGGGTAAATGAGATAGAGAGCGCATTTTACGTCATTGGCTCAGCCGTTGGCCCGCACCCATACCCAAAGATCGTGCGTGACTTCCAAAGCATCATCGGCACAGAGGCCAAAGCTCAGCTTGCAGATTACGGCAAAAAGGCCGACTACGTCATTGCCTGCGTTGGCGGCGGCAGCAATGCTATTGGCATTTTTAGTGCGTTTTTGGACGATGAGAGCGTAAATTTAGTAGGTATTGAGGCTGGCGGTCTTGGCATAGAGACACCTTATCATGCAGCTACGCTTAGCAAAGGCAAAACTGGCATCATCCACGGCATGAAAACGACGGTCTTGCAAGATGAGTACGGCATGATCTCGCCAGTTCACAGCATTTCAGCAGGCCTAGACTACCCAGGCATCGGCCCAGAGCACGCTCACCTAAACGACATCAAAAGGGTAAAATACGAAGCTGTAACCGACGATGAGTGCATAAATGCCTTGTATTTTCTAAGCAAGATGGAGGGTATCATCCCAGCTATCGAGAGCGCGCATGCGCTGGCGTATCTAGAAAAGCTTTGCCCAAAACTTGATAAAAAAAGCGTCATCGTCGTAAACGTCTCAGGCAGGGGCGATAAGGACATAAACACAGTTATCGGCTACGAAAAAGGAAAAATTTATGGATAA
- a CDS encoding phosphoribosylanthranilate isomerase translates to MALVKICGIKTLEEASTVCALDVDFIGLIFAKSKRRVELNLARQIAKFAHSKGKKVVGVFAEQSECEVMEICQFAGLDVAQVHGAVSENLYVNLKDMGLEIWQVFSVKDSLPEVDFKHFDMALFDCKGENAGGNGTSFEWEILKDTKFKFGMAGGIGEHNIKEALKFKPYLVDINSKVEDENGIKDAQKIERILKIIGEVEDEQ, encoded by the coding sequence ATGGCGCTGGTTAAAATTTGTGGCATCAAAACGCTAGAAGAGGCAAGTACGGTTTGTGCTTTGGATGTTGATTTTATCGGGTTAATATTTGCCAAAAGTAAAAGAAGGGTCGAGCTAAATTTAGCTAGGCAGATAGCGAAATTTGCTCACAGCAAGGGCAAAAAAGTAGTTGGCGTTTTTGCTGAGCAAAGTGAGTGCGAGGTAATGGAAATTTGTCAGTTTGCTGGTCTTGACGTGGCTCAGGTGCATGGAGCGGTGAGTGAAAATTTATATGTAAATTTAAAAGATATGGGGCTTGAGATTTGGCAGGTTTTTAGCGTGAAAGATAGCTTGCCAGAGGTTGATTTTAAGCATTTTGACATGGCGCTTTTTGACTGCAAGGGCGAAAATGCCGGCGGAAACGGCACTAGCTTTGAATGGGAAATTTTAAAAGATACTAAATTTAAATTTGGCATGGCTGGGGGCATAGGCGAGCACAACATAAAAGAGGCGCTGAAATTTAAGCCATATCTAGTCGATATCAACTCAAAAGTCGAGGACGAAAACGGCATAAAAGATGCACAAAAGATAGAGAGAATTTTAAAGATCATAGGTGAGGTAGAAGATGAACAGTAA
- the trpD gene encoding anthranilate phosphoribosyltransferase: MILLIDNYDSFVFNVEQYVKELTNEEVRCVRNDKITLEEIKKLNPSKIILSPGPKHPKDSGVCLEILKADLGVPVLGICLGHQAIGLSFGAKIKRLDDPLHGKTSFIDVKNKEPLFAGLPDRFEVMRYHSLYVDELPASLSADAVSDDGVVMALSVKDKPIFGIQFHPESYFTQYGKKIVENFVNYKAKEEVKEPKIRSLKPYLIKLQENIPLDDSDFEQICEIIASKEYEIVQLSALLVLISEKSLYPKSLAALAKNILKYSQTYRDDTPMIDLCGTGGDGFKTINISTTVAFTLASLGIKVAKHGNKAVSSKSGSSDVLEILGVKSEKSLAKQRENLASKNLAFFHAPFFHPLVGEVREVRQRLGIRTVFNVLGPLLNPNLNLTNQLVGVYHKPVLKLYAQTLKILGRKHALVVRGDDGLDEITLCSETSVVELKNGEIFEYSITPEQFGFKRALHSDIEGGTPEENAKTLIRTLKGEEQGAKFDIVVFNAMFALYAADGAKSPDEAKKIVLEAIKSGKVYKFYEEFIKAQA; encoded by the coding sequence TTGATTTTGCTTATAGATAACTACGATAGTTTTGTCTTCAACGTCGAGCAGTACGTAAAAGAGCTCACAAACGAAGAGGTTAGATGCGTTAGAAACGACAAGATAACGCTTGAAGAGATCAAAAAACTAAACCCAAGTAAGATCATCCTAAGCCCAGGGCCAAAGCACCCAAAAGATAGCGGAGTTTGCTTAGAAATTTTAAAAGCAGACCTTGGCGTGCCTGTGCTTGGCATTTGCCTTGGACACCAAGCCATAGGGCTTAGTTTTGGCGCAAAGATAAAAAGACTAGATGACCCACTTCACGGCAAGACCTCGTTTATAGACGTGAAAAACAAAGAGCCACTCTTTGCAGGGCTGCCTGATCGTTTTGAGGTTATGCGCTACCACTCGCTTTATGTCGATGAGCTCCCAGCTAGCTTAAGTGCTGATGCGGTCAGTGATGATGGCGTAGTTATGGCACTTAGCGTTAAAGATAAGCCGATCTTTGGCATCCAGTTTCACCCTGAGAGCTACTTCACGCAATACGGCAAAAAGATCGTTGAAAATTTTGTAAATTATAAGGCAAAAGAAGAGGTAAAAGAGCCAAAAATTCGCTCACTCAAGCCATATCTTATCAAGCTTCAAGAGAATATCCCGCTTGACGATAGCGACTTTGAGCAAATTTGCGAGATAATAGCCAGCAAAGAGTACGAGATAGTGCAGCTTTCAGCCCTTTTAGTGCTAATTAGCGAAAAGAGCCTCTATCCAAAAAGCCTCGCTGCGCTTGCAAAAAATATCCTAAAATACTCGCAAACTTACCGCGATGATACGCCTATGATCGATCTTTGTGGCACTGGCGGCGATGGCTTTAAGACGATAAATATCTCAACAACTGTGGCATTTACCCTCGCAAGTCTTGGTATAAAGGTCGCAAAGCACGGCAACAAGGCAGTTTCAAGCAAGTCTGGCAGCTCTGATGTGCTTGAAATTTTAGGTGTAAAAAGTGAAAAATCACTGGCAAAACAGCGCGAAAATTTAGCTAGTAAAAATTTAGCCTTCTTTCACGCGCCATTTTTTCATCCGTTAGTTGGTGAGGTAAGAGAGGTGCGTCAAAGACTTGGCATAAGGACCGTCTTTAACGTGCTTGGACCGCTTTTAAATCCAAATTTAAACCTTACAAACCAGCTAGTTGGCGTCTATCATAAGCCAGTGCTAAAACTCTACGCCCAGACGCTTAAGATCCTTGGCAGAAAGCACGCTCTAGTCGTTCGCGGAGATGATGGACTAGACGAGATCACGCTTTGTAGCGAAACGAGCGTTGTGGAGCTAAAAAATGGCGAAATCTTTGAGTACAGCATCACGCCAGAGCAGTTTGGCTTTAAAAGAGCGCTTCACAGCGACATCGAGGGTGGCACACCTGAAGAAAATGCCAAAACCTTGATACGCACGCTAAAGGGCGAGGAGCAGGGGGCAAAATTTGACATCGTGGTCTTTAATGCGATGTTCGCACTCTACGCAGCTGATGGCGCTAAGAGCCCAGACGAGGCTAAAAAAATAGTGCTTGAGGCGATAAAAAGCGGCAAGGTATATAAATTTTATGAAGAGTTTATAAAGGCGCAAGCGTAA
- the recR gene encoding recombination mediator RecR, translating into MKRGLEKFNELTESFAKLPGVGKKSAARFAYFVCMQDSFAGLRLAQNIEDAVRFIKRCERCGGLSENEICDICSDESRDSEVILLVESPKDILVFEQNGIYNGLYFVLDEINEDAIERLRSAIKQNGSKEVVFAFTPGLNSDALMLYVEDKLGMSEISFSKIAQGVPTGVNLENVDMLSLLKAYESRTKA; encoded by the coding sequence ATGAAAAGGGGCTTAGAAAAATTTAACGAGCTAACTGAGTCTTTTGCAAAGCTCCCTGGTGTCGGTAAAAAATCAGCCGCAAGGTTTGCCTATTTTGTCTGCATGCAAGATAGCTTTGCAGGGCTAAGGCTCGCTCAAAATATCGAAGACGCAGTGAGGTTTATAAAGCGATGTGAGCGTTGTGGTGGGCTAAGCGAAAATGAAATTTGTGACATTTGCAGTGACGAGAGTAGGGATAGTGAGGTTATATTGCTGGTTGAAAGTCCAAAAGACATCCTAGTCTTTGAGCAAAATGGCATCTACAACGGCCTTTACTTCGTACTTGACGAGATCAACGAGGACGCCATAGAGAGGCTGCGAAGTGCTATTAAGCAAAATGGCTCAAAAGAGGTTGTCTTTGCCTTTACACCAGGGCTAAATTCAGACGCACTCATGCTTTACGTCGAGGATAAGCTTGGCATGAGTGAAATTTCATTTAGCAAGATCGCTCAGGGCGTGCCAACTGGTGTAAATTTAGAAAACGTCGATATGCTCTCACTCTTAAAAGCCTACGAGAGCCGCACAAAAGCCTAA
- a CDS encoding ArsS family sensor histidine kinase, which yields MKYSITTKITIIFAIAFSLMCLLFVTFANIQQESALEKLKDRQISAMNYLVALYERGNPPRDLEHYFKNFYLEYVGNKNLATSIATNGTVVFTQHTPLGVVQSVNYKGDLYLLIKNPSFQLLLESNDARHVNDPLWVAFLIVSALLISLYVSVLRSLSPLRRLSKDIRKFASGNMEMAMTARLNENEQDEIGQVAVEFDNAVCKIRELIRSRQLFLRAIMHELKTPIGKGRIVSEMVANETQKMRLINVFERLEMLINEFSKVEQLLSKSYALNYQECHFSLILEQVQDMLMLDKFEERVSCDIRDDVILRVDFQLFSLAIKNLIDNALKYAEDKKAILICDSEFIAVKNLGKKLNHPIDYYKQAFVRGDKVSAGSGMGLGLYIIEQICQMQKFELVYDYEDGYHVFKILLRSKAKRA from the coding sequence ATGAAATATTCCATAACTACGAAGATAACTATTATCTTTGCCATAGCTTTCTCGCTGATGTGCTTGCTCTTTGTAACTTTTGCAAACATTCAGCAAGAGAGCGCTTTAGAAAAACTAAAGGATAGACAAATAAGTGCGATGAACTACCTTGTCGCACTCTATGAACGTGGAAATCCCCCAAGAGATTTAGAGCATTATTTTAAAAATTTTTACTTAGAGTATGTTGGAAATAAAAATTTAGCCACTTCAATAGCTACAAATGGAACTGTTGTTTTTACGCAGCATACACCTCTTGGAGTGGTGCAATCGGTTAATTACAAAGGCGATTTGTATTTGCTTATTAAAAATCCATCTTTTCAGCTACTTCTTGAAAGTAACGACGCAAGACACGTAAATGATCCGCTTTGGGTCGCATTTTTGATAGTTTCAGCCCTTCTCATCTCACTTTATGTTTCTGTTCTTAGAAGTCTTTCACCACTTAGAAGGCTTAGTAAAGATATCAGAAAATTTGCCAGTGGAAATATGGAAATGGCGATGACGGCTAGGCTAAATGAAAACGAGCAAGACGAGATCGGACAGGTTGCGGTTGAGTTTGATAACGCCGTTTGCAAGATCAGAGAGCTCATCCGCTCAAGGCAGCTATTTTTGCGTGCGATTATGCATGAGCTAAAGACTCCTATTGGTAAGGGCAGGATCGTCTCTGAGATGGTCGCAAATGAGACCCAAAAGATGAGGCTCATAAATGTTTTTGAGCGCCTTGAGATGCTGATAAATGAATTTAGCAAGGTTGAACAGCTCCTTTCTAAAAGCTACGCATTAAACTACCAAGAGTGCCATTTTTCGCTCATTTTGGAGCAAGTGCAAGATATGCTCATGCTTGATAAATTTGAAGAGCGAGTGAGCTGTGATATCAGAGATGACGTCATATTAAGAGTGGATTTTCAGCTTTTTAGTTTGGCGATTAAAAATTTGATAGACAATGCCCTAAAATACGCAGAAGATAAAAAGGCTATTTTGATCTGCGATAGCGAATTTATAGCGGTTAAAAATTTAGGTAAAAAGCTAAATCACCCGATTGACTACTACAAACAAGCCTTTGTGCGTGGCGACAAAGTGAGTGCTGGAAGTGGCATGGGGCTTGGACTTTATATCATCGAGCAAATTTGTCAGATGCAAAAATTTGAGCTTGTTTATGACTACGAAGACGGCTATCACGTCTTTAAAATTTTACTTAGATCAAAGGCAAAGCGAGCATGA